A stretch of the Mycobacterium sp. ITM-2016-00317 genome encodes the following:
- a CDS encoding NAD(P)/FAD-dependent oxidoreductase: protein MSRTAVIGAGPCGLAALHAFEQARLDGVDVGEVVCFEKQSDWGGLWNYTWRTGLDSHGDPVHGSMYRYLWSNGPKECLEFSDYTFDEHFGGPIPSFPPREVLYDYITGRAKKSNVRQYIAFDTAVRQVSFDDEDQTFTLGLESWETGESSMRTETFDYVIIATGHFSTPNVPEYPGFMSFPGRILHSHDFRDAVEFAGKDLLILGSSYSAEDIALQSRKYGATSVTISYRNSPMGFGWPDGIAEVPALQHVDGRTAHFVDGTTRDVDAIILCTGYQHHFPFLDAELRLTTTNNLYPGGLYKGVVWTANPKLIYLGMQDQYYTFNMFDAQAFVARDVVLGRLPLPDPDAMAADIDAWLAKYAEVSGVMEHIDFQTDYVRDLMSLTDYSAFDLDLVREHFVTWEHDKDASITGYRDKSFASPCTGTVGPRPHTTWWDELDDSLARFLKR from the coding sequence ATGTCCCGAACCGCAGTGATCGGCGCGGGGCCGTGCGGCCTGGCTGCGCTGCACGCCTTCGAGCAGGCCCGCCTCGACGGCGTCGACGTCGGCGAGGTGGTGTGTTTCGAGAAGCAGAGCGACTGGGGCGGTCTGTGGAACTACACCTGGCGCACCGGCCTGGACAGCCACGGAGATCCGGTGCACGGCAGCATGTACCGCTACCTGTGGTCCAACGGACCCAAAGAGTGCCTGGAGTTCTCCGACTACACATTCGACGAACACTTCGGGGGCCCGATCCCGTCGTTCCCGCCGCGCGAGGTGCTCTACGACTACATCACCGGGCGGGCCAAGAAGAGCAATGTCCGCCAGTACATCGCGTTCGACACCGCCGTGCGGCAGGTGAGCTTCGACGACGAGGACCAGACGTTCACCCTCGGACTGGAGTCCTGGGAAACCGGGGAAAGCAGCATGCGCACCGAGACCTTCGACTACGTCATCATCGCCACCGGGCACTTCTCCACCCCGAACGTGCCGGAGTACCCCGGCTTCATGTCATTCCCGGGCCGCATCCTGCACTCCCACGACTTCCGCGACGCCGTCGAGTTCGCCGGAAAAGACCTGCTCATCCTCGGCAGCAGCTATTCGGCCGAAGACATCGCGCTGCAGTCACGCAAATACGGCGCGACGTCGGTCACCATTTCCTACCGCAATTCCCCGATGGGGTTCGGCTGGCCGGACGGCATCGCCGAAGTGCCCGCGCTGCAGCACGTGGACGGTCGCACCGCCCATTTCGTCGACGGCACCACCCGCGACGTCGACGCGATCATCTTGTGCACGGGCTACCAGCATCACTTCCCGTTCCTCGACGCCGAGCTGCGGCTGACCACCACCAACAACCTCTACCCGGGCGGGCTGTACAAGGGCGTGGTGTGGACGGCGAACCCGAAGCTCATCTACCTCGGCATGCAGGACCAGTACTACACCTTCAACATGTTCGACGCGCAGGCGTTCGTCGCGCGCGACGTGGTGCTCGGCCGGCTGCCGTTGCCCGACCCCGACGCGATGGCCGCGGACATCGACGCGTGGCTGGCCAAGTATGCGGAGGTGTCGGGAGTCATGGAGCACATCGACTTTCAGACCGACTACGTGCGGGACCTGATGTCGCTGACCGACTACTCGGCGTTCGACCTGGACCTTGTGCGGGAGCACTTCGTGACCTGGGAACACGACAAGGACGCCAGCATCACCGGCTACCGCGACAAGTCGTTCGCTTCGCCGTGTACCGGGACCGTCGGCCCCCGGCCCCACACCACGTGGTGGGACGAGCTCGACGACAGCCTGGCCCGCTTCCTCAAGCGCTGA
- a CDS encoding regulator — protein MSTDVTNPTADPVEPRTATGPGLPWWTRGDTNAFFGLGFNILVNVLTLTGLMIGVIAVPADDVLGTVLPALGVALVAGNLYYTFLARRLARRENRSDVTALPYGPSVPHMFIVVFVVMLPVYLATDDPLQAWQAGLAWAFLIGIIVMIGAFVGPYIRKLTPRAAMLGTLAGISITFISMRPAAQMWEVAWIGLPVLAIILIGFFTNVRLPGGIPIGLVALLVGTAIGWAGGYMSAPDVGQAVSDIAIGIPDLRLDMLLRGLSDLAPLLGTAIPLGVYNFTEAMSNVESAAAAGDNYNLRSVLLADGAGAVIGSAFGSPFPPAVYIGHPGWKDAGGRAGYSLASGVVIGIFCFVGLFGVLAALLPVPAIVPILLYIGLLIGAQAFQAVPRLHAVAVVAAILPNLAQWAHGLVDNALNAAGTSASEVTMEALNGAGVVYEGLKTLGEGAVLVGLILGTMVTFILEKKFLYAALASAVGAVLSFIGLIHAPEVAWAANPQVALGYLFFGIVCVAFSFLPGAKDPVEVDEADVVAGH, from the coding sequence ATGAGCACTGATGTGACGAACCCGACCGCGGATCCGGTCGAACCACGGACCGCCACGGGACCGGGCCTACCGTGGTGGACCCGCGGCGACACCAACGCGTTCTTCGGCCTCGGATTCAACATCCTGGTCAACGTCCTCACGCTGACAGGGTTGATGATCGGCGTGATCGCCGTACCTGCCGACGACGTTCTCGGCACCGTCCTGCCGGCACTCGGGGTCGCACTGGTCGCCGGCAACCTGTACTACACGTTCCTGGCCCGACGACTCGCCCGACGGGAGAACAGGTCCGACGTCACCGCGCTGCCCTACGGCCCCAGCGTGCCGCACATGTTCATCGTGGTGTTCGTTGTCATGCTGCCCGTGTACCTCGCCACCGACGATCCGCTGCAGGCGTGGCAAGCGGGGCTGGCATGGGCGTTCCTGATCGGCATCATCGTGATGATCGGGGCGTTCGTCGGTCCCTACATCCGCAAGCTCACCCCCCGTGCTGCGATGCTGGGCACGTTGGCCGGAATATCGATCACCTTCATCTCCATGCGGCCGGCCGCCCAGATGTGGGAGGTCGCCTGGATCGGCCTCCCGGTGCTGGCCATCATCCTGATCGGGTTCTTCACCAATGTCAGGCTCCCCGGCGGCATTCCGATCGGCCTGGTGGCGCTGCTGGTCGGCACCGCGATCGGCTGGGCGGGCGGCTACATGTCCGCACCCGACGTCGGCCAGGCCGTCAGCGACATCGCCATCGGTATCCCGGATCTGCGTCTCGACATGCTGTTGCGCGGCCTCTCCGATCTCGCGCCGCTGCTCGGGACCGCCATCCCGCTCGGTGTGTACAACTTCACCGAGGCGATGAGCAACGTCGAGAGTGCCGCGGCCGCCGGCGACAACTACAACCTGCGCAGCGTGCTGCTCGCCGACGGCGCGGGCGCGGTGATCGGTTCGGCGTTCGGATCGCCTTTCCCGCCCGCGGTCTACATCGGGCACCCCGGCTGGAAGGACGCGGGCGGCCGTGCCGGTTACTCGTTGGCCAGCGGCGTGGTGATCGGGATCTTCTGCTTCGTCGGACTTTTCGGCGTACTGGCCGCGCTGTTGCCCGTCCCGGCGATCGTGCCGATCCTGCTTTACATCGGCCTGCTGATCGGTGCGCAGGCGTTCCAGGCGGTTCCGCGGCTGCATGCGGTCGCCGTGGTCGCGGCCATCCTGCCCAACCTGGCCCAATGGGCCCACGGTCTGGTCGACAACGCACTCAACGCGGCAGGGACCTCAGCGTCCGAAGTCACGATGGAAGCGCTCAACGGTGCAGGCGTCGTGTACGAAGGCCTGAAGACGCTCGGTGAAGGCGCGGTTCTCGTCGGCCTGATCCTGGGCACGATGGTGACCTTCATCCTGGAGAAGAAGTTCCTCTACGCCGCGCTGGCCTCCGCGGTGGGCGCGGTGCTGTCCTTCATCGGACTGATCCACGCACCCGAAGTCGCCTGGGCGGCGAACCCGCAAGTCGCACTCGGATACCTGTTCTTCGGAATCGTCTGCGTCGCTTTCTCGTTCCTGCCTGGGGCCAAGGACCCGGTGGAGGTCGACGAAGCCGATGTGGTCGCAGGCCACTGA
- a CDS encoding cysteine hydrolase family protein produces the protein MQRDFLLPGGFGESLGNDVHQLLKVVPPLAALIAAARAAGIAVIHTREGHQPDLSDCPPAKLTRGAPSKRIGDAGKYGRILIRGEYGHDIVDELAPVDGEVVIDKPGKGAFYATPLSDVLTEAGITQLLITGVTTEVCVHTTTREANDRGYECLVVSDCVGSYFPEFQRVGLEMIKAQGGIFGWVADSAAVIPAMTELTTTAA, from the coding sequence ATGCAACGCGACTTCCTCCTCCCCGGCGGGTTCGGCGAGAGCCTGGGCAACGACGTGCACCAACTACTCAAAGTCGTTCCGCCCCTCGCGGCTTTGATCGCGGCGGCCAGGGCGGCGGGTATCGCGGTCATCCACACCAGGGAAGGACACCAACCGGATCTGTCCGACTGCCCGCCTGCCAAACTCACTCGCGGTGCGCCGTCGAAGCGGATCGGCGATGCGGGTAAGTACGGGCGCATCCTGATCCGCGGGGAGTACGGCCACGACATCGTCGACGAACTCGCCCCGGTCGACGGTGAGGTCGTCATCGACAAGCCCGGCAAGGGCGCGTTCTACGCCACCCCGCTGTCGGACGTGCTCACCGAGGCCGGCATCACCCAGTTGCTGATCACCGGCGTCACCACCGAGGTGTGCGTTCACACGACGACTCGCGAGGCCAACGACCGCGGCTACGAGTGCCTCGTCGTATCCGACTGTGTCGGATCCTATTTCCCCGAATTCCAACGTGTCGGCCTGGAGATGATCAAGGCGCAGGGCGGCATCTTCGGATGGGTGGCCGACAGCGCCGCGGTGATCCCGGCGATGACCGAACTCACCACCACAGCAGCCTGA
- a CDS encoding helix-turn-helix domain-containing protein: protein MVKDEDVSIGARRAREQFLAGALSADAVNPHVLNSWRRSRELHVHPDRVELPYLRDPDTDTPLAHAAAPVLRRIADDLSEQAVSVVLTSADGLVLDRIAANREMERTLDDVRLARGYSYAEEFAGTNGIGTALETGQPAFIRGSEHYVGTLGQLACAGSPIRDPITRRVVGVIDLTCWVQQADPLLFVLAKSAGSQIEDRIRAMTNETETAILDAYLKQSRRYPAGVLAIGGEVVLMNPYLRQALDAADQTVLLDHAAELTQTSITSTAVTTLPSGTSIKVSVAERVSVGVHCGGVVFHVSLHVAESVPARGVRAIPGVAGRSSSFRRSCQQVERCYCDREWVVIEGERGSGRTRIGQAVVRFVTPGRRATVLRAESFDTADAFVSAFEAETDVADFAVVVANVDEIDEAALEPLAAAMQSCAGRGWVAATTSTERNSPLVDTLILPFFTHTVTVPALRHRIDDLEELVPMLLQELTRGGARMSGEAMRQLSKLPWPGNVAQLRSVLAETITRQRSGVIGIDKLPDECRSITRRKLSRLEAMERDAIVRSLSENDGDKAMAAEALGMSRATIYRKIKDFGIS, encoded by the coding sequence GTGGTCAAAGATGAAGACGTATCCATTGGCGCCCGTCGCGCGCGGGAGCAGTTCCTCGCCGGCGCGTTGAGTGCCGACGCCGTCAACCCTCACGTCCTCAATTCGTGGCGCCGGTCCCGCGAGCTGCACGTCCATCCCGACCGTGTTGAGCTCCCCTACCTGCGAGACCCCGACACCGACACTCCTCTGGCGCATGCGGCTGCGCCGGTGCTTCGCCGGATCGCCGACGACCTCTCCGAACAAGCGGTGAGTGTCGTGCTGACGTCAGCCGACGGTCTGGTGCTGGATCGGATCGCCGCGAATCGCGAAATGGAACGAACGCTCGACGACGTCCGCCTTGCCCGGGGGTACAGCTACGCCGAGGAGTTCGCCGGCACCAATGGCATCGGCACTGCTCTCGAAACCGGGCAGCCGGCCTTCATCCGGGGCAGCGAGCACTACGTGGGCACCTTGGGGCAGCTCGCCTGCGCTGGGTCGCCCATCCGCGACCCGATCACCCGACGAGTAGTGGGGGTCATCGATCTGACGTGCTGGGTTCAGCAAGCCGATCCGCTGCTGTTCGTCCTCGCGAAGAGCGCAGGCAGTCAGATCGAGGACCGAATTCGCGCGATGACCAACGAGACCGAAACGGCGATCCTCGACGCCTACCTCAAGCAGAGTCGCCGCTACCCTGCCGGGGTGCTGGCGATCGGCGGCGAAGTCGTTCTGATGAACCCGTACCTGCGGCAGGCACTGGACGCCGCCGACCAGACGGTACTACTCGACCATGCCGCCGAGCTGACACAGACATCGATCACGTCGACCGCGGTGACCACCTTGCCCAGTGGGACATCAATCAAAGTATCGGTAGCAGAACGAGTCTCGGTCGGCGTCCACTGCGGCGGCGTGGTATTTCACGTGTCACTGCACGTCGCCGAGAGCGTCCCGGCCCGCGGAGTCCGCGCGATACCCGGCGTGGCCGGGCGCAGTAGTTCGTTCCGGCGCAGTTGCCAGCAGGTGGAACGCTGCTACTGCGACCGGGAATGGGTGGTCATCGAAGGCGAACGCGGCTCGGGTCGCACGCGCATCGGTCAAGCCGTCGTACGATTCGTCACCCCCGGGCGGCGCGCGACCGTCCTGCGTGCCGAGTCCTTCGACACTGCAGACGCGTTCGTATCCGCCTTCGAGGCGGAGACTGACGTGGCAGACTTCGCGGTCGTCGTCGCCAACGTCGATGAGATCGACGAAGCCGCTCTCGAGCCGCTCGCCGCCGCAATGCAGAGCTGCGCAGGGCGGGGCTGGGTTGCCGCTACGACCAGTACCGAACGAAACTCACCGCTCGTCGACACGCTCATCCTCCCCTTCTTCACCCACACCGTCACGGTTCCGGCCCTGCGCCACAGGATCGACGACTTGGAGGAACTCGTGCCGATGTTGCTGCAGGAGTTGACCCGCGGTGGGGCTCGGATGAGCGGCGAAGCCATGCGCCAGCTGAGCAAGCTGCCCTGGCCCGGCAACGTCGCACAGTTGCGTAGCGTGCTGGCCGAAACCATTACCCGCCAACGATCGGGCGTGATCGGCATCGACAAACTGCCCGACGAGTGCCGATCGATAACCCGCCGCAAACTCAGCCGCCTCGAGGCGATGGAACGCGACGCCATCGTCCGCAGCCTCTCGGAGAACGACGGCGACAAGGCCATGGCCGCTGAGGCGTTGGGGATGTCCCGTGCCACGATCTATCGAAAGATCAAGGACTTCGGCATCTCGTGA
- a CDS encoding methane monooxygenase → MSRQSLTKAHAKISELTWEPTFATPATRFGTDYTFEKAPKKDPLKQIMRSYFSMEEEKDNRVYGAMDGAIRGNMFRQVQQRWLEWQKLFLSIIPFPEISAARAMPMAIDAVPNPEIHNGLAVQMIDEVRHSTIQMNLKKLYMNNYIDPAGFDMTEKAFANNYAGTIGRQFGEGFITGDAITAANIYLTVVAETAFTNTLFVAMPDEAAANGDYLLPTVFHSVQSDESRHISNGYSILLMALADERNRPLLERDLRYAWWNNHCVVDAAIGTFIEYGTKDRRKDRESYAEMWRRWIYDDYYRSYLLPLEKYGLTIPHDLVEEAWKRITEKGYVHEVARFFATGWPVNYWRIDTMTDTDFEWFEHKYPGWYSKYGKWWEAYNRLAYPGRNKPIAFEEVGYQYPHRCWTCMVPALIREDTVVEKVDGQWRTYCSETCYWTDAVAFRSEYEGRETPNMGRLTGFREWETLHHGKDLADIVTHLGYVRDDGKTLVGQPHLNLDPSKMWTLDDVRGNTFNSPNVLLNQMSDAEREAHVAAYRAGGVNA, encoded by the coding sequence TTGAGCAGACAAAGCCTGACCAAGGCACACGCGAAGATCAGCGAACTTACGTGGGAACCGACGTTTGCAACTCCGGCCACGCGGTTCGGCACCGACTACACGTTCGAGAAGGCGCCCAAGAAGGACCCGCTGAAGCAGATCATGCGGTCCTACTTCTCGATGGAGGAGGAGAAGGACAACCGCGTTTACGGCGCCATGGACGGCGCGATCCGCGGCAACATGTTCCGCCAGGTGCAGCAGCGCTGGCTGGAATGGCAGAAGCTGTTCTTGTCGATCATCCCGTTCCCGGAGATCTCGGCTGCCCGGGCGATGCCGATGGCCATCGACGCAGTGCCCAACCCGGAGATTCACAACGGACTCGCGGTCCAGATGATCGACGAGGTCCGGCACTCGACGATTCAGATGAACCTCAAAAAGCTGTACATGAACAACTACATCGATCCCGCCGGTTTCGACATGACCGAGAAGGCCTTCGCGAACAACTACGCGGGAACCATCGGCAGGCAGTTCGGTGAGGGGTTCATCACCGGCGACGCCATCACCGCCGCCAACATCTACCTGACCGTGGTCGCCGAAACCGCATTCACGAACACCCTTTTCGTCGCCATGCCCGATGAGGCGGCCGCCAACGGCGACTACCTGCTGCCGACGGTGTTCCACTCGGTGCAGTCCGACGAGTCCCGGCACATCTCCAACGGCTACTCGATCCTGTTGATGGCATTGGCCGACGAGCGGAACCGCCCGCTGCTGGAACGCGATCTTCGCTACGCCTGGTGGAACAACCACTGCGTGGTCGACGCCGCGATCGGCACCTTCATCGAGTACGGCACCAAGGACCGTCGCAAGGATCGCGAGAGCTACGCCGAGATGTGGCGGCGCTGGATCTACGACGACTACTACCGCAGTTACCTGCTGCCCCTGGAGAAGTACGGCCTGACGATCCCGCACGACCTCGTCGAGGAGGCGTGGAAGCGCATCACCGAGAAGGGCTATGTGCACGAGGTGGCACGTTTCTTCGCCACCGGTTGGCCGGTGAACTACTGGCGCATCGACACCATGACCGACACGGACTTCGAGTGGTTCGAGCACAAGTACCCGGGCTGGTACTCCAAGTACGGGAAGTGGTGGGAGGCATACAACCGGCTCGCTTACCCGGGTCGCAACAAGCCGATCGCGTTCGAAGAGGTCGGGTACCAGTACCCGCACCGTTGCTGGACCTGCATGGTGCCTGCCCTCATTCGTGAGGACACGGTCGTCGAGAAGGTGGACGGGCAGTGGCGGACGTACTGCTCGGAGACCTGCTATTGGACCGACGCGGTGGCCTTCCGCAGCGAGTACGAGGGCAGGGAGACCCCGAACATGGGTCGGCTCACCGGCTTCCGTGAGTGGGAGACGCTGCACCACGGCAAGGATCTGGCTGACATCGTCACCCATCTCGGCTATGTCCGCGACGACGGCAAGACGCTGGTCGGCCAGCCGCACCTGAACCTGGATCCCTCGAAGATGTGGACGCTCGACGACGTGCGCGGCAACACGTTCAACAGCCCGAACGTGTTGCTGAATCAGATGTCCGACGCCGAGCGGGAGGCGCACGTCGCGGCGTACCGCGCCGGCGGCGTCAACGCCTGA
- a CDS encoding FAD-binding oxidoreductase: MADCHRINFEPVNLEMDVNEDESILDAAFRQGIHLMHGCREGRCSACKSYVLDGEIQMENYSTFACNDAEVDEGFVLLCRAHAFSDCTIELLNFDEDELLGGVPIQEVQTKVVAVEPMTHDIVSLRLAPVGPAGYEFKPGQYADLHIPGTDQHRSFSMASTSTNTAEVEFLIKKYPGGKFSALLDGRIAVGDTLALTGPYGSFTLKEGHVLPVVCIGGGAGMAPILSLLRHMNESQGTRPVRFYYGARTAADLFYLDEIRRLGEGLTDFQFIACLSESADGPMPSSIIVEEGMVTDVVARNEAAIGKTEVYLCGPPPMVDAALSFLEDSSVPKDQIFYDSFTSPLFD; this comes from the coding sequence GTGGCCGACTGCCACCGCATCAACTTCGAGCCCGTCAACCTCGAGATGGACGTCAACGAGGACGAGAGCATCCTCGATGCGGCATTCCGCCAGGGCATCCACTTGATGCACGGCTGCCGCGAGGGCCGCTGCTCGGCGTGCAAGTCCTATGTCCTCGACGGCGAGATCCAGATGGAGAACTACTCCACCTTCGCTTGCAACGACGCTGAGGTCGACGAGGGCTTTGTCCTGCTCTGCAGGGCGCATGCGTTCAGCGACTGCACCATCGAGCTGTTGAACTTCGACGAGGACGAACTGCTCGGCGGCGTCCCCATCCAGGAAGTGCAGACGAAAGTCGTTGCAGTGGAGCCGATGACGCACGACATAGTGTCGCTGCGATTGGCCCCGGTCGGCCCCGCGGGCTACGAGTTCAAGCCGGGGCAGTATGCGGACCTGCACATCCCTGGAACCGATCAGCATCGGTCCTTCTCGATGGCCAGTACCTCCACCAACACTGCCGAGGTGGAGTTCCTCATCAAGAAGTACCCGGGCGGCAAGTTCTCGGCTCTTCTCGACGGCCGGATAGCGGTCGGTGACACGCTGGCGCTCACGGGTCCGTATGGTTCGTTCACGCTGAAGGAGGGCCACGTACTGCCCGTCGTCTGCATCGGCGGCGGAGCGGGGATGGCGCCGATCCTGTCGCTGCTTCGACACATGAACGAGTCGCAAGGCACCCGGCCCGTTCGGTTCTACTACGGCGCACGCACGGCGGCTGACCTCTTCTACCTCGACGAGATCCGGCGACTCGGAGAGGGTTTGACGGACTTCCAGTTCATCGCCTGCTTGTCCGAATCGGCAGACGGACCGATGCCCTCCTCGATCATCGTCGAGGAGGGGATGGTCACCGACGTGGTGGCACGCAACGAAGCCGCCATCGGCAAGACCGAGGTCTACCTCTGCGGCCCACCGCCCATGGTCGACGCCGCGCTGAGCTTCCTGGAGGACAGCTCCGTGCCCAAGGACCAGATCTTCTACGACAGCTTCACCAGCCCGCTCTTCGACTGA
- a CDS encoding aromatic/alkene monooxygenase hydroxylase subunit beta, protein MSAPERSKERSFPKIEFTDSEAGAKVFPGSKSRSYSYFKPAKLRATMYEDVTVDVQPDPDRHLTQGWIYGFGDGPGGYPKEWTAAKSSNWHAFLDPNEEWNQTIFRNNAAVVRQVELCLKNAKRARVYDGWNSSWLTFIERHVGAWMHAENGLALHVFTSIQRSGPTNMINTAVAVNAAHKMRFAQDLALFNLDLADATHGSGTFDGSAHRAVWQEAPEWQPAREVVEQLTAVGDWCQLLFATNIVFEQLVGSLFRSELVMQIAARNGDYITPTIVGTGEHDYDRDLNYTRNLFRILVRDPEFGDANKALFAEWLDIWVPRCLGAARALQPIWSTPADKAVTFASSLDAAKNKFSALLEEIELAIPEELIK, encoded by the coding sequence ATGTCTGCCCCTGAACGATCGAAGGAACGTAGCTTCCCGAAGATCGAGTTCACCGACTCCGAAGCCGGCGCAAAGGTCTTCCCGGGCTCGAAGAGCCGCAGCTACTCCTACTTCAAGCCGGCCAAACTGCGCGCCACGATGTACGAGGACGTGACAGTCGACGTCCAGCCCGACCCCGATCGGCACCTCACCCAGGGCTGGATCTACGGGTTCGGCGACGGACCCGGCGGATACCCCAAGGAGTGGACCGCGGCCAAGTCCTCCAACTGGCACGCGTTCCTCGACCCGAACGAGGAGTGGAACCAAACGATCTTCCGGAACAACGCCGCCGTCGTCCGGCAGGTCGAACTGTGCCTCAAGAACGCCAAACGGGCCCGGGTCTACGACGGATGGAACTCATCCTGGTTGACGTTCATCGAGCGCCACGTCGGGGCCTGGATGCACGCCGAGAATGGTCTGGCGCTGCATGTCTTCACCTCCATCCAGCGCTCCGGCCCGACCAACATGATCAACACCGCGGTGGCCGTCAATGCCGCGCACAAGATGCGCTTCGCCCAGGATCTCGCGCTGTTCAACCTCGACCTGGCCGACGCCACCCACGGGTCGGGAACCTTCGATGGCAGCGCGCACCGCGCGGTATGGCAGGAAGCCCCAGAATGGCAGCCTGCGCGCGAAGTCGTCGAACAACTGACCGCGGTGGGGGATTGGTGTCAGCTGTTGTTCGCTACCAACATCGTCTTCGAGCAACTCGTCGGCTCGTTGTTCCGCAGCGAGTTGGTCATGCAGATCGCCGCGCGCAACGGTGACTACATCACACCGACCATCGTCGGCACGGGTGAGCACGACTACGACCGCGACCTGAACTACACGCGAAACCTGTTCCGCATTCTTGTCCGCGACCCCGAGTTCGGGGACGCGAACAAGGCGCTCTTCGCCGAGTGGCTGGACATCTGGGTGCCGCGATGCCTGGGCGCTGCTCGCGCACTGCAACCCATCTGGTCCACACCGGCCGACAAGGCCGTCACGTTCGCATCCAGCCTGGATGCCGCGAAGAACAAGTTTTCGGCCCTGCTCGAAGAAATCGAACTCGCGATCCCCGAGGAGCTCATTAAATGA
- the mimD gene encoding propane 2-monooxygenase effector subunit MimD: MTMQFGAATEFSNMCGVTLMNTPTGRVVAEVMGAKEGVELTEYPSMIRVDGVKSLSFDYDELTEALGQDFDGSIFEEISSTHYGRMVHLDDKTMLFASPEDAAEYIGFDLTEH, translated from the coding sequence ATGACCATGCAATTCGGCGCAGCGACCGAGTTCTCCAACATGTGCGGCGTCACCCTGATGAACACCCCGACCGGCCGCGTCGTCGCCGAGGTGATGGGCGCCAAGGAAGGCGTCGAGCTCACCGAGTACCCGTCGATGATCCGCGTGGACGGCGTGAAGTCGCTGAGCTTCGACTACGACGAGCTCACCGAGGCCCTCGGCCAGGATTTCGACGGCTCCATCTTCGAGGAGATCAGCTCCACGCATTACGGCCGCATGGTCCACCTGGACGACAAGACGATGCTGTTCGCCAGCCCCGAGGACGCTGCCGAGTACATCGGCTTCGACCTCACCGAGCACTAG